A window of Streptomyces sp. NBC_01224 genomic DNA:
TAAATCCGGGACGACGTGCCGTCGGGCATCGTCCAGCCGCGGGCGGCGACGTGCCGCGGAGCAGAGTCCTTCAGTATGTGTGTGATGTCGGAGCGCTTGCCCTTCACATACTCGGAGAGGTACTGCTCCGTACTCACCCAGCCGCCATCGAGCTTCTTGTCCACGGTTGCTCCGGCCGGGGCGGGCAGCAGCAGACGCCGCAGGTCGGCGTGGTGGATCTCGGCGACATTGCCGTCGCTGTACGGGCGGGGCAAGCCGGCCGGGAGCGCGGGCAGGCTGAGCTCGGGATAGTCCCAGCGGCCGTCGCTCTCGGTCGCCAGACCGGGCACGTCGGTGCGCTCCATCGAGGTGATACCGAAGGCCGTACCGGCGCCGAGGCCGCCGAGAACCAGGGCCGCGACAGTCCACCGGGCGACGGCCCGCAGGACGCGCCTGGGCTGCTTGGGCACCGGCGGCGGGGCCGACGGAGGCTCGGGCGCCTGCGGTACGGGGGTGGCCTCGGAGGGCGCGGCAGGCTCGGTCCCGGCGGGCGCGGCGGGCGTTTCCGTCGTCTGCTCGGTCATACGTACTCCCCCGGAGACGCGATGTGGTCGAGCTGGTCCTTCAGCAATTCGGCGACGGCCTCCCGGTCGAAGGGCACGGTGCCGGACACCGAGACGCCGATGCTCAGCTCGCCGTCGTACGCCATGCACTCCATGGACACCATGAAGTCCTCGTCGGCTTCGCTGTCCTTGCGCAGGAGGAAGCACTTGGCGTGCCTCGTGTGTCCCTGGATCTTCGGACCCCGGCGGAAGATGCCGATGGTCTCGGAGAGGTCCGACCTGACGTTGTAGAGGTTCCGGACCGCCTTCTTGTCCTTCATCCGCATGATCTGTGTTTCCACCAGCAGGTCGTTGCCGTCCGATACATAGGAACGGACGGCGGTGCCCTCGATACGGAGCTCGTCGATCCGCTTCTCGTAGTCCCGGCGCTCCTTGCCCGCGAGACCGCGGGCGCTCTCCTTCACCGCAGCTGCCGCCTTCCTGCCGCTCTGCTCGCCGTCGTTGCCCATCTCGCCGATGTCGGGGCCGAGCCGGTAGCCGATCGGGACCGGCAGCAGCAACTTGCTGAGCTCGGTGGAGGCCCTGCCCCGGGCCACGTCGCCGGCCGGGTCCTTGCCCGGCTCGTGCTCGGGCTCCTGCCAGAGGACGGTCCTGACGCTGTGGTCGGCGCTGCCCACCGTGCTGCTGGTGTAGGCGGCCGCACCTGCGACCGCGGCGATCACCAGCACGACGGGGAGCGCTGTGCGGATCAGCCGGCGTGAGCGGCCGGGGGCGGCCGGGGGAAGCGGGGCCGCGGGCCCGGGAGCGTCGGCGCTCTCGTCGGGCGTCGTCACCTGCGTGGTCACGTCGTTCACAGGCGCTCCAGCTGTCGCTCGGCCAGCGTCCGGATGTCCTTCTTGCTGATCGGTACGGTGTCGTAGATGTTGATGTCGGCCATGATGTCGCCGCGGTACACGATGGCCCTGGCCCGATAGGACGGCAGATAGCCCGGCTTCCGCTCGACCTCGTAGAGGTAGTAGCGGCCGTTGCCGCTTCCCTTGAGCGGATCGCCGTCGTTGCCCGCACCGAACTCGGTGCCGGGCATGTACGAACGCTGGCCCTCGGCCAAGACCTGGGCTTCCTGCACGACGCCCGAGCGGAACTGCACGAGATGGGTCTCGGCGGTGCGGTACTGCCCGCGCTTCCAGGCGGCACCCGCGATCCGGCGCATGTCGGACTCCAGGAAGTACTCGTACTGGTCGCCCTTGTCCCTGAAGGTGCGGGCGTACTCGTCCACGCCCAGCCAGCCGTCGCGGAGGCCCGGCGCCGCCTTGTCCTCGCTCCAGCCCGCGGGTCTGTCGGCGAGCAGCTTGCGCAGGTCGCCGCCCGTCCTGACCCGCCGGTCCTCGGAGGCGGGCAGCGGGTCCGGGGCCTTGCCCGCGGGCAGTGCCTTCGCCGGGTACGCCAGATCGGGCTGCGACAGGGCGGGCAGCGGGGTCGGGGCGCGTCCGGCCTGCACGTCGTAGCCCACGGCGGTGCCGCCCGCGATGCCGAGCACCGCGGCAGCGGCGATCAGCAGCGCCGTGCGCCCGCGCGGGCGCTTCACGACGGGCGCGGCGACCGGTGCGGCCCCCGGCTCGGCCACGGGCGCCGACTCGGGAACGGGCTGGGGCTGAGGCTCGGGCTCGGGTCCGGCCTCGAGCACCGCCTCCGGCACCGGCTCCGGTGTCTCTCCCGCCAACGATGGCGCTACGGCACCGGCCGGTATCTCCTCCGCGGCGAGCGGCCCGGCCTGCCCGTCAGGAATGGTGTCTTTCGGTTCCAAAAGGGGTCCCCCCACGAGACCTGAGGCGCGAATTCCGTTATCCGCGCACACACCTGACTGCCACCGGGGAGATGAGGTTGCCCGCCCGGCGATTACAGTTCGGCATATGCCGAAGAAGCTCGTGATCAAGGTGACTGCCGGTGCCGACTCAGCCGAGCGCTGCTCGCAGGCGTTCACGGTGGCCGCGGTCGCCGTCGCCAGCGGCGTGGAGGTCTCGCTCTGGCTGACCGGCGAATCCTCATGGTTTGCTCTGCCGGGGCGCGCCGCGGAGTTCGAACTGCCGCATGCCGCGCCGCTGCCGGATCTGATCGAGTCGATCCAGGCGGGCGGGCAGATCACCCTGTGCACGCAGTGCGCGGCCCGTCGCGACATCACCGAGCAGGACGTCCTGGAGGGCGTACGGATCGCGGGCGCCCAGGTCTTCGTCAGCGAGATCATGGCCGACGGCGTCCAGGCCCTCGTCTACTGACGCACCCGCGCCGTACCCGCTACCGCCGCTTCTTGCCGTCGAGCTCGTCCCACCACTCGTCGGACTGCGGGTCGCCCGACGGATCGTCCCACCAGCGGTCCTCCGGGCCCCGACGGTTGGCGACCATGGCCGCGACGGGCGGAATCACCATGGCGACGACGCACATCGCTATCGCGGCGGGCATCGACCACAGTCTGACAAAGGACCAGGCCGATACGAAGAGGACGATGCAGCCGCCCATCATGAGGAAATAGCCGCGACGGCGTCGGGCGTACATAACTCAAGCGTAGGCCCGTTCCCGCCCACGCGAACGGCGCGAAGGGCCGTACCCCGCTTCAGAAGGCGTCCAACCCCCGGGGTACGGCCCTTCGGCCGGTAAGGCGTCGCGGGAGCTCCGGGCCGGTCCGGCGGACGCAGTCCGGCGCATCGGCTCGAAGCCCGCGAAGCGGCACGAGGCCGCGTTCGGAACTAGACGGCGATCGCGACCTCGGAGAGGCCACCCGTCTGCGCCACGACCGTGCGGTCGGCGCTGCCGCCCGGGACGAGGGCGCGCAGCGTCCACGTGCCCTCGGCCGCGTAGAACCGGAACTGTCCGGTCGCCGAGGTCGGGACCTCCGCGGTGAACTCGCCGGTCGAGTCCAGCAGGCGTACGTAACCGGTGACGGGTTCGCCGTCGCGGGTCACGCTGCCCTGGATGGTGGTCTCACCGGGCTTGATGGTCGAAGCGTCGGGGCCACCGGCCTTTGCTCCACACATGGTGTTCTGTCCTTCTTGGTCGGGGGTCGTGCTGGTCCGGGTCGTGCGGAGTTACTTGTTGGCGCCGAGCTCGATCGGCACACCCACGAGGGAGCCGTACTCGGTCCACGAACCGTCGTAGTTCTTGACGTTCTCCTGGCCGAGCAGCTCGTGCAGCACGAACCAGGTGAGCGCGGAGCGCTCGCCGATACGGCAGTACGCGATGGTGTCCTTCGCCAGGTCGACCTGCTCGTCCTCGTAGAGGGCCTTGAGCTCGTCGTCCGACTTGAAGGTGCCGTCGTCGTTGGCGTTCTTCGACCACGGGATGTTGCGGGCGGTCGGCACATGGCCGGGGCGCTGGGACTGCTCCTGCGGGAGGTGCGCCGGGGCGAGCAGCTTGCCGCTGAACTCGTCGGGCGACCGCACGTCGACCAGGTTCTGGCTGCCGATCGCCTTCACGACCTCGTCGCGGTAGGCGCGGATCGACTCGTCCTGCGGCTGGGCCTTGTACGCGGTGGCCGGGCGGGACGGGATCTGGTCGCCGTCGACCAGGTCGCGGGAGTCGAGCTCCCACTTCTTGCGGCCGCCGTCGAGCAGGCGGACGTCCTGGTGACCGTAGAGCTTGAAGTACCAGAACGCGTAGGACGCGAACCAGTTGTTGTTGCCGCCGTACAGGACGACAGTGGTGTCGTTGCCGATGCCCTTCTCGGACAGCAGCTTCTCGAAGCCGGCCTGGTCGATGAAGTCGCGGCGGATCGGGTCCTGGAGGTCCTTGGTCCAGTCGATCCGGATCGCGTTCTTGATGTGGTTCTTCTCGTACGCCGAGGTGTCCTCGTCGACCTCGACGAGAGCGATCTTCGGGTCGTCGATGTGGGCCTCGACCCAGTCGGCGTCTACCAGGACGTCACTGCGGCTCATTCTGTTCTCCTCCGGGGCAGTCTGCGGCGAGATGATGCGAGACGGTGCGTGATGCGGACGTACGGCGGCACAGGGTGCGGCGCACGTGCACAGGCGATCGGGATGGGCCCTGACATCGGTCGAAGGGCCGGGGAATGCGGGGCGCCGAAGGCTCCCGCTCAGACAGTGCGACAGAGCATGGCGGCGACGCGGCACAGGTCCACTGCCCGCCGCTTCGTGAGATCCGCCCGTCCCCGCTGTGGGAGACCGCCAATAGAGCACTGCATGGGACCGATCGTAGGGAGGTGGGGGCGGGCATGTCACCGCCGTGTCGCATTGTGAGACACGATCGTCCGTGATGTGGGACACGCATCGCGTTACGGCTTCTCCCGCGTCGGCCCCTCGCCGTCGGCGCCCGTCGCCATCTACGGATCGGACACAGCCGTCTCAATATGTGGAGCGCAGGGTCGTTGAGGCCCCCATTTGCCGGTCGGACTTATCCCGCGAGCCGTACGTCCGTGCCCGTCACCGAGATCTCCAGGCCGTCGGCGGTCGGCTGGATCTTCTCCAGCTTCAGACCGCTGGGCAGACCGCCGACCTCCCGCTCGAAGTCGGTCTTCTCGCGCACCAGACCCTCCAGCCCCGGGATGCCCTCGCCCGGCACCTTGTCCGCGTGCACCTTGATCGTGTGGCCGCCGACCAGAGTGACGGTGGAGAGCACACTGCGCGAGAGCGGGTTGCCGAGGATGTCGACCGTGCCGGTCACCTTCACCTTGCCGTTGCCGCCGTACTCGACGACGACGCCGTCGCTGGCGGCCTTGGTCAGGTCCTCGTACGAGATGACGGCGGTGCCGGTGGCACGGGCGGCGGTGGCGCTGGAGTAGCCGTCGGCGAGCTTCACCTCGTGCAGCGCGGCGTTCATCCGGCTGATCCGGATCCTGCGGCCGTTGGCATCGGTCTCGATGCCGGTGATCTTGACGTCGACCTCGTCGAGCTGGTCTCCGGCGACCTGCGTCAGGAACGGGAATCCCTTGATGGAGACGTCCGTCGAGC
This region includes:
- a CDS encoding DsrE family protein; its protein translation is MPKKLVIKVTAGADSAERCSQAFTVAAVAVASGVEVSLWLTGESSWFALPGRAAEFELPHAAPLPDLIESIQAGGQITLCTQCAARRDITEQDVLEGVRIAGAQVFVSEIMADGVQALVY
- a CDS encoding DUF3099 domain-containing protein: MYARRRRGYFLMMGGCIVLFVSAWSFVRLWSMPAAIAMCVVAMVIPPVAAMVANRRGPEDRWWDDPSGDPQSDEWWDELDGKKRR
- a CDS encoding DUF1416 domain-containing protein, translated to MCGAKAGGPDASTIKPGETTIQGSVTRDGEPVTGYVRLLDSTGEFTAEVPTSATGQFRFYAAEGTWTLRALVPGGSADRTVVAQTGGLSEVAIAV
- a CDS encoding sulfurtransferase, encoding MSRSDVLVDADWVEAHIDDPKIALVEVDEDTSAYEKNHIKNAIRIDWTKDLQDPIRRDFIDQAGFEKLLSEKGIGNDTTVVLYGGNNNWFASYAFWYFKLYGHQDVRLLDGGRKKWELDSRDLVDGDQIPSRPATAYKAQPQDESIRAYRDEVVKAIGSQNLVDVRSPDEFSGKLLAPAHLPQEQSQRPGHVPTARNIPWSKNANDDGTFKSDDELKALYEDEQVDLAKDTIAYCRIGERSALTWFVLHELLGQENVKNYDGSWTEYGSLVGVPIELGANK
- a CDS encoding putative leader peptide encodes the protein MQCSIGGLPQRGRADLTKRRAVDLCRVAAMLCRTV
- a CDS encoding LmeA family phospholipid-binding protein, with amino-acid sequence MRALRILLVTVVVLGGIFVAVDRAAVYFAESEVEGRVQVTGATIGSTDVSIKGFPFLTQVAGDQLDEVDVKITGIETDANGRRIRISRMNAALHEVKLADGYSSATAARATGTAVISYEDLTKAASDGVVVEYGGNGKVKVTGTVDILGNPLSRSVLSTVTLVGGHTIKVHADKVPGEGIPGLEGLVREKTDFEREVGGLPSGLKLEKIQPTADGLEISVTGTDVRLAG